Within the Candidatus Culexarchaeum yellowstonense genome, the region TTGTGAGTCGCAATCTGGATCCATTGGAGTCTGGTGTTGTTAGTGCTTGTTCCATTCATTCAGGTACGGCTTTCAACATAATTCCAGAGTCTGCCAAAATCATTGGAACTTATCGGGCTTTAACCTTTGAGGTTAGGGATTTGTTGAAGAAGCGTATTAAGGAGATATCTGAGGGGGTTGCCAAGGCATTTAATGCTGAATGTAAGGTCACCCTTGCTGATGGTGTCCCTCCAACTATAAATAATCCAGTTGCAGTTAGGATGGCTAAGAGTGTTTTAAGTGAGCTTGTTGGTTTAAATAATATTGTTGAAGTTAAGCCTAGTATGGGTGGAGAGGATTTCGCTTATTATCTTGAGAAGGTTCCTGGGGCATTCTTGGAGCTTGGGACAAGGAATGTTGAGCGTGGAATAACTTCTCCACATCATAATCCAAGGTTTGATATTGATGAGAGTGCTTTGAAGTATGGTTCAGCATCGTATGCTGCCCTGGCATATCATTATCTTGCCCACGGTTTCTAAACCTTCCTCTTTATTTTTACTATATGTTCTCCCTCTTCAATTAATCCATAAGTTAATACGACAGTTTCATATTCCGATACGTATTTGTTTTTCAGTAGTTCTTGATATGCTGCCTCCAACCCCTCCTTATAGTCGTTTGCTTCAACCTTTATTGGTTTTATTCCCCATACCATGGTAAGCTTTCTAAGCGTTTTAATGTTGTTTGAAGCGGCGTATATCTGAATTTTCGGTCTGTATGCAGCTATTCTGGTGGCCATTCTACCCCTTTGCGTGTATATTGCTAGTTTGGAGCTTATTGATTCTGCCAATGCTGCTATGCTATGTGCAAATTTTTTCTGGATGTCATCATCTATTGGTTTTAATTCCACATTGGTTCTTTCTTCATTTGCTTCTATTATGCTTCTAAGCCACTTCACAGCTTCCACGGGGTATTTCCCAACAGCTGTTTCTCCGGTTAGCATTATTCCATCCACTCCTTCAGCTATTGCATGTGCAACGTCCGTTACTTCAGCTCTTGTTGGTGCTGGGTTTTCCATCATTGATGCAAGTACTTGTGTTGCAACTATTACTGGTTTACCCATGAGCCTTGCGGTTTCAATTATCTTGTGTTGTAGTATTGGTATTTCTTCCAATGGGAATTGCATTCCAAGGTCGCCTCTCGCCACTAGTATCATATCTGATTCTCTAACTATTTCCTCTAGGTTTTTCACTGCACTTACACATTCTATCTTCGACATTATCGCAATGTCCTCTGCCCCCTCATCCGCTAATATCTTCCTAAGTTTCTTCACATCTTCTCCACTTTTAACGTAGCTTAATCCTATGTAGTCCATGGAGTTTTTCACGGCGAATTTTATGCTATTCAAATCTTCTTCCGTTATTGATGGTATGTTGAATTCCTTCCCTCTTATCACTATCCCCTTTCTTGATGTTATTCTTCCAGGTGTTAATGCCCTTACCTTTACCTCTCCCTCCCTTGCTTCCTCCACTTTTAGGCTTATATTTCCATCATCCATTAGTATTATATCCCCTGGGGCTACTATTTTGTAGAATTCTTCATTTGGTAATGGTATGCTCCCATCTTGGTCTTCCACTTTGTTCACAATCTTCAATTCCATATCCTGTTTTAGTTTTATTGGTTCCTTAACGTATCCTAATCTTACACTCCCCCCTCTTAAGTCTCCCCCAACTCCTATGACTATTTTTAATTCCTCCTCGATTTTCTTGGCATTCTTTAAGTGTTTACTCCATTCATCTTCGTTTCCATGGCTGAAGTTTATTCTGAATGCCGATGCTCCTTCCAATACCATTTCCCTTATAGTCTTTAGGTTCTTTGTTGATGGCCCGAGAGTTGCTATTATTTTTATTTTCATACTCTTCAAATTATGTATGGTTTCCATATTTTTAATGTTTCTTTCTTTAATCAGTCATTTAAATTTTAATTATTTTTTCAATGCAAGATATAAATAAATGTTTATACATCAATTTTAGTAAGGTGTCCTGCTTGATTGAAGTTGAAGAGATGCGTGAATTAGTTCGTGGTTATAGGAATCCATGTATGCTAATTATAGGGTCCCATTCAGCTCTTGATGCTTGGAGTGGAGCTAGGAGTAATGGTTTTAGGAGTATAATTTACACTACGAGGGAGAGGGCTGTAATATATCTTCATAATGCTATAGCTGGAGGTCCCGACGAATTTATTGAAGATCTACCGCAAGTTGTCTCTAGGGATGTTCATGTCGTTGAAGATTTACGTGATTTATCTGGAGATTGGAGGCATGCCATTCTGATTTTGGATAAGTATTCGGATATTGTGAAGCATGTGGATGACCTTATTGAATTGGAAGCTTTACAGATTCCAAATAGAGCTTTCTCCGTTTATGTTGGTGGCGACGACTATTGTAGTATTATTGAGAATAACTTTGCAGTTCCAATTGTAGGTTCTAGGAGGCTTCTTAAAATCGAGAATAGAGGAATTGAGAAGGATTATTACTGGTATCTTGAAAAGGCTGGCATACCATACCCAAAAAGCCTTAGATATGAGATTTATAGTGGTGGTATTAGGTTTAAGGAGCCATATGAGAATCCATTAATATTGAAAACTTATCATCCACAGAGGGTTTTTGAGAGGGTATTCATTTTTGCAGCAGATTCCAATGATCTTGAACGTAAGGTTGAGAAGGCTATTGAAGATGGATATTTAAATGAGGAGACTTTAAAGGCTGCTAGGGTTGAGGAGTTAATTCTAGGTCCTCACGCCAACTTCAACTTCTTCTTCTCACCATTAAACTCAATTAAGAGTTGGGGTAGTGTTGAGGAGTATTATTCGAAACTATATAATCTCAGTCTGGAGGAGGCTAGGGCATGTTTGGCCAATGAATTTTTATCCATAGATGAGCGTAGGGAAACGATCCTCGATGGGTTGAAGAGGCTTCCAGTAAATGTTCAATCTAAACTTGAGGAGAAGATTTTACCATCCTTCGAAGTTACACTTCATGCTATGGTTAGCATACGTGAATCAATAATAAAGGATATATTGAGATGTGCCAATAGACTCCTATTATGCTTGAGAAGAGAGCTTCCACCTGGAATTATTGGATCATGGTGTCTTCAGACTGTAATAACTTGGGGTAGACCAAGTGAATATGGTTTGAAAGCAGGGTTTAAACCAGATTTTGAAGTTGAAGGTTTAGGTTTTGGTTTATATGATAGTTTTGGTGGGAATCCCCCAATGCATATACCTGTCACTCAGGATGTTGCCTTTAGGCATGGTGGTGGAACTAATGTGCATATGGGTATTGGTGGTCAGTACTCTAATGTTAGGTATAATAGGCGTATAAGTTTGGGTGAGAGGATAGGTTTGGAGATTAAGCGTGCAGTTAAGATGAAGGCTTTAGATCTCCTTGTCACGTGAATGGGTGGTTGATTTGTATAGTGTGGAGAAGTATCCAAATCCATTTTCAGATGGTGGATTCGTTGATGCCGTTAGATTTTCAAATCTAAATTTCCCATTGCTTAGGAGGGGGAAGGTTAGAGACATATACGATCTTGGAGATCACTTAATACTATTCCATAGCGATAGGATCTCCGCCTTCGACGTCGTTTTAAGGGAGCTTATACCCATGAAGGGTATTTATCTCAATAAACTTACAGCATTCTGGTTTGAACGTACAAAAAACATATTCCCAAATCATTTCGTTGAAATGGTTGATGATAGATCAATTAAAGTTGTTAAAGCTAATCGTATTGATATTGAGTGGATTGTTAGGGGATACTTGTATGGGTCTGCTTGGAGAAGTTATTCGAGTGGTAAGAGGGTGATATCTGGTGTTGAGCTCCCCAATGGTTTAAGTTATGCTGAGAAGCTTCCTCAACCAATACTCTCCCCTACAACGAAATCTGATGTTGGTCATGATGTGGAGATTAGTAAGGGTGAAGCTATTGATAGAGGTCTTGTTTCACGTGATGAATGGTATGAACTTGAAGAAGCATCCCTCAAACTATACTCATACTATAATAGTGTTGCTGAGAGTGTTGGCTTAATTATTGCTGACATTAAACTTGAGTTTGGAAGGTTTAAGGGTGAATTGATACAGATAGATGAAGCTCCCACACATGATTCAGCTAGGATATGGGTTAAGAAGTATTATTGTGTTGGTAAACCTCAAGAGAGATATTGTTTGGATAAGGAGTTTTTGAGGGCATATCTGATGGCTAAAGGGTTTAATGGTGCTGGAGCTCCTCCACAGATACCTATGGATGTTATTAGGCAGGTGGCTTGGAGGGTTAGGGGTGCATATGAAGTTATCGCTTTAGGTCGATGTGTTGATGAATTACCCTTAAAGGGGTTGGAGGAGTTCATTTAGAGAGGTACCTCCCATGGATTATTTAAGACACAACTGTGGCGTTTCCGCTGTATATAGGTTTGATGGTGGTAGTGTACTGGAATACTTGTATTGGTCTTTGGTTTCATTGAACCATAGAGGGCATCAATCGTATGGTATTGTAACCTATGATGGAGATTTCCACTCATTAAAGGATCTTGGATTGATCTCCGATATCCCCATTGATAAAATTACTTCCATGGCTAAGCAGCTCACAGGGGATGTTGGTATTGGCCATGTGAGATACGCTACTAGTGGTGAATCCTCAAAATTCAATTTAGCTTTAGATGCTCAGCCAATAATTGTTGGTGATGCTATTAAACTTTGCTTGGCATATAATGGTAACATAGTGAACGTTAATAGTCTCAGGAGGTACTTATCCAATGCTGGATACAAGTTTAGGGGGACTTCAGATTCTGAGGTTCTTGCTTTGATGATGTTGCACTGGCTTAATAAGGGTTACAGCATTAAGGATAGCGTTAAAAATGTTATGGAGATGGTGGATGGAGCATACTCTGTCACCGCATTACTAAATGATGGAACTCTAATATTCTTCAGAGACCCATATGGTATTAGGCCCTTAGTTTATGGATTCAGTGGTGATGGAAGTATGCTAATAGTTGCATCTGAAAATGTAGCGTTAAATGCCAATGGGATTAGGGATTTCAAAGTTGTGAAGCCAGGCTTCCTCCACATGTTTTCTAAGGAAGGTGGAAATGAGATTGTCAAGATTGCAGATAGCCCCGGTGAACATTTATGCTCATTTGAATTTGCATATTTCGCTAGACCTGACTCTAAGTTTAATGGTAAATATGTTTGTGAAGTTAGGCAAGATCTTGGTAGAAGACTTGCCATTAGATATAGTGATATTGCAAGTAGGGTTGACTGTGTTGTTCCAGTTCCTCAAACTGCTGTGGATGCGGCCTATGGATTCCATGAAGTTTCAGGTAAACCGTTGCAACAATGGATTGTTAGAGATAGGTATGTTAAGCAGAGGGCTTTCATATTGTTCCCTGAGGATAGAAGGGTAATTCTACAACACAAGTACAATATTCTGTTTGATAGGTTGCGTGGTAAGAAGATTGCATTGATAGATGATAGTATTGTTAGGGGTGACACTTTGAAAACTCTTGTTTCAACATTGCGTGAGATTGGGGTTTCAGAGATACATGTTTTTGTAACATTCCCAAAGATTATAGGGCCATGCTTCTATGGTATTGATATGGCGACATTCCAAGAGTTGGCGGCATTTAATAGGAGTGATGAAGAGATACGTAAATTCATTGGTGCTGACAGTGTCAATTACCAGACCATAGAGGATTTCGTTGATTGCATATCCTCCAAGAATGTATGTTTAGGCTGCTTAACCCTAAACTACCCAACAAGATATGCCATGAAACTTTCACGTTTAGTTATGAATTTAGCTTTGAAGGGCGTTAAGGTTAAGGGGAGGATAACTGAAGAGTTTGATGGTGATGCCTATGGCTAAATTCAAAGTTAGAGTTGAAGTTTGGTTGAAGGATGAGCTTGTTGATGCTGAGGGTAAAACCGTTGAGGAGGCTTTAAAGGATTTAGGCTACAATTTGTTTGGAGTTAGAGTTGGTAAAGTTTATACATTCATTGTTGAATCTGAGTCGCCAAGTGAAGCTGAGAAGGTGGTTGTTGATATGTGTGAAAGGCTTTTGGCTAATCCTGTTAAAGATAAGTATTTTGTGAGTGTGTCGAGTCATGAAGTATGAGGTAATCAATATACCCCCAGAAGTTTACATCTTCCATATATCTGAATCATCAGATGAGGAGCTCATCGGTTTATCGGAAGGTTTACGGTTAAATCTGAATTTGGTGGAGTTGAAGAGCATTAGAGATTATTTTAGAACTAAGCTTAACAGGGGTGTTTTCGATTTAGAATTGCACTCCTTCTCTCAATTGTGGTCTGAGCATTGTAGGCATAAGGTTTTTAGAGGTTTAATTGTTGATGAAAGTGGAGAGTCAATAGTTGATGATATGTTGAAGAGCTATATTGCAAAAGCAACTGAGAAGTGCAATAAACCTTGGATTGTCTCATTCCTAAAAGATAATGCTGGTATAATTAAATTTGATGATGATTATTCCATAGCTGTAAAGGTTGAGACTCATAATCACCCATCAGCAATAGATCCATTTGGTGGTGCTGCCACTGGTGTTGGTGGTGTGATTAGGGATATTCTCGGTGTTTGGGCTTCACCAATAGCTTGCATTGACGTATTATGTTTCGGCCCCCTAGATTACCCAATGGATGCAATTCCAAAGGGGTTTAAACATCCAAAATACCTATTTAGGGGTGTTGTGAAGGGGATAGGGTTTTACGGTAACAATATGGGTATTCCAACAGTTGCTGGTGCAATATGTTTTGATGAGGGATATGTTGGTAATGTCGTTGTTTATGCTGGTTGCATAGGGATTCTGCCAACATCCTCCTACAAGTTTACAGCTAAACCCAGTGATAAATTGATTTTGATGGGGAATTCCACTGGTAGGGATGGAATTCATGGTGCATCCTTCGCCAGTAGCGATTTAAAGGAGGATTCCGAGAGGATATCTAGATCCGCAGTTCAAATCCCCGATCCAGTTGAAGAGGAGAAGTTGAGGCGTGCAATAATTAGGATTAGAGATGAAGGTCTTGCATCAGGTATAACTGACCTTGGTGGTGGTGGATTGGCTGTTGCTGTAGTTGAAATGGCTGATAGGATTGGTGGTGGAGCGAGGGTATTCCTGGATAAAGTTCATTTACGTGAATCCATGCTTCCATGGGAGATATGGGTATCAGAATCCCAGGAGAGGATGCTACTTATAGTTCCAAGTAATAATGTTGATAAGATATTGGAAATCGCCAATGAAGAGGATTTAAAAACCTCTATTATCGGTGAGTTAACAGAGGCTCCATTCATTGATGTATATTATCATGGAACCCTCCTATGCCATATTGAGACAAGCTTCCTTCTACACCCCCCAAAAGCTAAGTATGTTGCCAAGTGGTCTACACCAAAATTATGTGAACCAACCTTCGATGAGCCTATGGATTATGGCGATGTACTATGCAAATTGCTATCTTCACCTAACATTTGTAGTAGGGAGGAGGTTATTAGAACGTATGATCATGAAGTTCAAGGTAACACTGTAATTAAACCTCTACATGGGGATTACGGTGGCCCAAGTGATGCTGTCATCTTAAAGCCTATCTCAGACTCTTGGAGGGGTGTTGTGATCTCTGTTGGAGTTAAACCTTGGTATAGTAGGATTGATCCATATTGGATGGCTGCTTCAAGCATTGAGGAAGCTTTGAGGAATAATGTTTGTGTTGGTGGGAGGAGGATTGCAATACTTGACAATTTCACTTGGGGGAATCCTGAGAAGCCCGATAGACTTGGTAGTTTAGTTAGAGCTGTGAAGGCATGTTATGATTTTGCAGTCGGCTTTGATGTTCCATTCATTTCAGGTAAAGATAGCTTATACAATGAATCTCCACTTGGACCAGTACTTGAAACTTTACTCATAACTGCTGTGGGAATTATACCTGACATTAGGAAAGCTGTAACCTTAGATTTCAAATCTGTTGGTAACCCAATATACCTAGTTGGCTTAACGCTACCTGAACTTGGAGGTTCACAGTATTACCGTTTAATGGGGTATATTGGTTCATCCGTGCCAAAAGTTGATGTTAAATCTTCCAAGAGGGTTATGGAGCTGATTATTGAAGCTATGGATAGGGGTTACGTGAGGGCTTGCCACGATATATCTGATGGTGGATTAGGTGTAGCTGTATCTGAGATGGCTATATCCAGCAATTTTGGTGCAGAAATATATTTGGATAAAGTTCCGAGAGCTAATGTGAATAGAGATGACATCATACTGTTTTCTGAGAGTAATGGTAGGTTTCTATTGGAAGTTGATGGGAGATTTGAGGAGGAATTCCATGAGCTGGTTAATTCATATGGTTGTAATGCTGGTAAGATAGGTTTTGTTTCAAAGAGTTCACGTATGGTTATTCATGGTTTAAATGGTAATGTTCTTATTGATTTGGAAATCGAACTTTTAAAGAAATGTTGGAAGGGTGGCTTAAAGCTATGAAACCCAGGATATTAATTATACGTGTTGCTGGAACAAACTGTGATTCTGAGACTGCTAGGGCATTGGAGGAGGCTGGAGCTTCTGCACAGATAATTCATACTAGGAGACTGATCAATAGGCTTGTGGATTTATCTTCATTCCATGGATTAGTTATTCCTGGAGGATTTTCCTATGGTGATTATGTTAGGGCTGGTGCTATATGGGCTTCAAAGCTTTACTCGAAGCTCATGGATGAAATCGTTTCTTTCG harbors:
- a CDS encoding amidophosphoribosyltransferase, coding for MDYLRHNCGVSAVYRFDGGSVLEYLYWSLVSLNHRGHQSYGIVTYDGDFHSLKDLGLISDIPIDKITSMAKQLTGDVGIGHVRYATSGESSKFNLALDAQPIIVGDAIKLCLAYNGNIVNVNSLRRYLSNAGYKFRGTSDSEVLALMMLHWLNKGYSIKDSVKNVMEMVDGAYSVTALLNDGTLIFFRDPYGIRPLVYGFSGDGSMLIVASENVALNANGIRDFKVVKPGFLHMFSKEGGNEIVKIADSPGEHLCSFEFAYFARPDSKFNGKYVCEVRQDLGRRLAIRYSDIASRVDCVVPVPQTAVDAAYGFHEVSGKPLQQWIVRDRYVKQRAFILFPEDRRVILQHKYNILFDRLRGKKIALIDDSIVRGDTLKTLVSTLREIGVSEIHVFVTFPKIIGPCFYGIDMATFQELAAFNRSDEEIRKFIGADSVNYQTIEDFVDCISSKNVCLGCLTLNYPTRYAMKLSRLVMNLALKGVKVKGRITEEFDGDAYG
- the pyk gene encoding pyruvate kinase, with protein sequence MKIKIIATLGPSTKNLKTIREMVLEGASAFRINFSHGNEDEWSKHLKNAKKIEEELKIVIGVGGDLRGGSVRLGYVKEPIKLKQDMELKIVNKVEDQDGSIPLPNEEFYKIVAPGDIILMDDGNISLKVEEAREGEVKVRALTPGRITSRKGIVIRGKEFNIPSITEEDLNSIKFAVKNSMDYIGLSYVKSGEDVKKLRKILADEGAEDIAIMSKIECVSAVKNLEEIVRESDMILVARGDLGMQFPLEEIPILQHKIIETARLMGKPVIVATQVLASMMENPAPTRAEVTDVAHAIAEGVDGIMLTGETAVGKYPVEAVKWLRSIIEANEERTNVELKPIDDDIQKKFAHSIAALAESISSKLAIYTQRGRMATRIAAYRPKIQIYAASNNIKTLRKLTMVWGIKPIKVEANDYKEGLEAAYQELLKNKYVSEYETVVLTYGLIEEGEHIVKIKRKV
- the purS gene encoding phosphoribosylformylglycinamidine synthase subunit PurS: MAKFKVRVEVWLKDELVDAEGKTVEEALKDLGYNLFGVRVGKVYTFIVESESPSEAEKVVVDMCERLLANPVKDKYFVSVSSHEV
- a CDS encoding DUF1297 domain-containing protein, with translation MIEVEEMRELVRGYRNPCMLIIGSHSALDAWSGARSNGFRSIIYTTRERAVIYLHNAIAGGPDEFIEDLPQVVSRDVHVVEDLRDLSGDWRHAILILDKYSDIVKHVDDLIELEALQIPNRAFSVYVGGDDYCSIIENNFAVPIVGSRRLLKIENRGIEKDYYWYLEKAGIPYPKSLRYEIYSGGIRFKEPYENPLILKTYHPQRVFERVFIFAADSNDLERKVEKAIEDGYLNEETLKAARVEELILGPHANFNFFFSPLNSIKSWGSVEEYYSKLYNLSLEEARACLANEFLSIDERRETILDGLKRLPVNVQSKLEEKILPSFEVTLHAMVSIRESIIKDILRCANRLLLCLRRELPPGIIGSWCLQTVITWGRPSEYGLKAGFKPDFEVEGLGFGLYDSFGGNPPMHIPVTQDVAFRHGGGTNVHMGIGGQYSNVRYNRRISLGERIGLEIKRAVKMKALDLLVT
- a CDS encoding phosphoribosylaminoimidazolesuccinocarboxamide synthase, which produces MEKYPNPFSDGGFVDAVRFSNLNFPLLRRGKVRDIYDLGDHLILFHSDRISAFDVVLRELIPMKGIYLNKLTAFWFERTKNIFPNHFVEMVDDRSIKVVKANRIDIEWIVRGYLYGSAWRSYSSGKRVISGVELPNGLSYAEKLPQPILSPTTKSDVGHDVEISKGEAIDRGLVSRDEWYELEEASLKLYSYYNSVAESVGLIIADIKLEFGRFKGELIQIDEAPTHDSARIWVKKYYCVGKPQERYCLDKEFLRAYLMAKGFNGAGAPPQIPMDVIRQVAWRVRGAYEVIALGRCVDELPLKGLEEFI
- the purL gene encoding phosphoribosylformylglycinamidine synthase subunit PurL, producing MKYEVINIPPEVYIFHISESSDEELIGLSEGLRLNLNLVELKSIRDYFRTKLNRGVFDLELHSFSQLWSEHCRHKVFRGLIVDESGESIVDDMLKSYIAKATEKCNKPWIVSFLKDNAGIIKFDDDYSIAVKVETHNHPSAIDPFGGAATGVGGVIRDILGVWASPIACIDVLCFGPLDYPMDAIPKGFKHPKYLFRGVVKGIGFYGNNMGIPTVAGAICFDEGYVGNVVVYAGCIGILPTSSYKFTAKPSDKLILMGNSTGRDGIHGASFASSDLKEDSERISRSAVQIPDPVEEEKLRRAIIRIRDEGLASGITDLGGGGLAVAVVEMADRIGGGARVFLDKVHLRESMLPWEIWVSESQERMLLIVPSNNVDKILEIANEEDLKTSIIGELTEAPFIDVYYHGTLLCHIETSFLLHPPKAKYVAKWSTPKLCEPTFDEPMDYGDVLCKLLSSPNICSREEVIRTYDHEVQGNTVIKPLHGDYGGPSDAVILKPISDSWRGVVISVGVKPWYSRIDPYWMAASSIEEALRNNVCVGGRRIAILDNFTWGNPEKPDRLGSLVRAVKACYDFAVGFDVPFISGKDSLYNESPLGPVLETLLITAVGIIPDIRKAVTLDFKSVGNPIYLVGLTLPELGGSQYYRLMGYIGSSVPKVDVKSSKRVMELIIEAMDRGYVRACHDISDGGLGVAVSEMAISSNFGAEIYLDKVPRANVNRDDIILFSESNGRFLLEVDGRFEEEFHELVNSYGCNAGKIGFVSKSSRMVIHGLNGNVLIDLEIELLKKCWKGGLKL